The following are encoded together in the Candidatus Binatia bacterium genome:
- a CDS encoding TlpA family protein disulfide reductase yields MRPRPAPEWQTIAWFNTPEPLTLEKLRGRVVMLHAFQMLCPGCVSRGLPQAQRVADLFAGAPLVVVGLHTVFEHHEAMQLPALRAFLHEYQIRFPVGVDAPGPDGDPIPRTMRAYAMQGTPTTVLIDAQGRRRRQVFGVHDDLLLGAELQALLSEVGTTRSAEESNAVESSDERAGACTPERCDPQ; encoded by the coding sequence ATGCGGCCGCGGCCCGCGCCCGAGTGGCAGACGATCGCCTGGTTCAACACGCCCGAGCCGCTCACGCTCGAGAAGCTGCGCGGCCGCGTCGTCATGCTGCACGCGTTCCAGATGCTCTGCCCCGGCTGCGTCTCGCGCGGCCTGCCGCAGGCGCAGCGGGTCGCGGACCTGTTCGCCGGCGCGCCGCTCGTCGTCGTCGGGCTGCACACCGTGTTCGAGCACCACGAGGCGATGCAGCTGCCCGCGCTGCGCGCGTTCCTGCACGAGTACCAGATCCGCTTCCCGGTCGGCGTCGACGCGCCCGGCCCCGACGGCGACCCGATCCCGCGCACCATGCGCGCCTACGCCATGCAGGGCACGCCGACCACCGTTTTGATCGATGCCCAGGGCCGCCGCCGCCGCCAGGTGTTCGGCGTGCACGACGACCTGCTGCTCGGCGCGGAGCTGCAAGCGCTGCTGTCGGAGGTCGGCACGACGCGCTCGGCGGAGGAAAGCAACGCGGTGGAAAGCAGCGACGAGCGCGCGGGCGCGTGCACGCCGGAGCGCTGCGACCCGCAGTAG
- a CDS encoding calcium-binding protein produces MKTRSIERRRGRAVLRTYVRGAGMLLVAAGVVAVAAEAQANVRARFARGSGVLTVIGSRENDQIRVSRLLSGAILVNEGAVPIVGGAPDIHNTRRVVVRGGSGNDRLEIDERQGPLPPAVLIGGPGDDELLGGVRDDDLRGGPGRDTLQGRGGDDRIRGDGGNDRIVWYAGDGVDRIDGGAGIDQARIHGARTRENVIDIRPDGRFVAVLLFDAQSSLRLDHLRVERFHLEGGDKNDVITGWPSLGKGVTLAVYAGDGDDVVTGTNGPDDLIGNGGNDTLIGLGGDDYLVGETGDDVLSGGDGDDVLLGGEGRDSIDGGPGIDVAEEGEIVVNVP; encoded by the coding sequence ATGAAGACCAGGAGCATCGAGCGACGGCGCGGGCGCGCCGTCCTGCGAACGTACGTGCGAGGCGCCGGCATGCTGCTCGTCGCCGCGGGCGTGGTCGCGGTCGCGGCGGAGGCGCAGGCGAACGTCCGCGCGCGCTTCGCGCGCGGCAGCGGCGTGCTGACCGTGATCGGCAGCCGCGAGAACGACCAGATCCGCGTGTCGCGCCTGCTCTCCGGCGCGATCCTCGTCAACGAGGGCGCGGTGCCGATCGTCGGCGGCGCGCCGGACATCCACAACACGCGCCGCGTCGTGGTGCGCGGCGGCAGCGGCAACGACCGCCTCGAGATCGACGAGCGTCAGGGCCCGCTGCCCCCCGCGGTCCTGATCGGCGGGCCGGGCGACGACGAGCTGCTCGGCGGCGTCCGCGACGACGACCTGCGCGGCGGTCCGGGCAGGGACACGCTGCAAGGCCGAGGCGGTGACGACCGCATCCGCGGCGACGGCGGCAACGACCGGATCGTCTGGTACGCCGGCGACGGAGTGGACCGCATCGACGGCGGCGCCGGCATCGACCAAGCGCGCATCCACGGCGCCAGGACGCGGGAGAACGTCATCGACATCCGCCCCGACGGCCGCTTCGTCGCGGTGCTGCTGTTCGACGCTCAGAGCTCGCTGCGCCTCGACCACCTGCGCGTCGAGCGCTTCCACCTCGAAGGCGGCGACAAGAACGACGTCATCACCGGCTGGCCCAGCCTCGGGAAGGGCGTGACGCTCGCGGTCTACGCGGGCGACGGCGACGACGTCGTGACCGGCACGAACGGTCCCGACGACCTGATCGGCAACGGCGGCAACGACACGCTCATCGGCCTCGGCGGCGACGACTACCTGGTCGGCGAAACGGGCGACGACGTCCTGTCCGGTGGCGACGGCGACGACGTCCTGCTCGGCGGCGAAGGCCGCGACTCGATCGACGGCGGCCCGGGGATCGACGTCGCGGAGGAGGGGGAGATCGTCGTCAACGTGCCGTGA
- a CDS encoding glutathione S-transferase, with product MAKRVPRIELYYWPMIQGRGEFVRLALEEAGADYVDVAREKGGMARMMRFLEGEERGALPFAPPFVKVGRTIVSQTANILAFLAPKLGLVPADEALRAEASQIALTIADLVAEAHDTHHPIASSLYYEDQRKEAKRRAESFVDERIPKYLGWLEQILERNRASRGRWLVGRDLTYADLCAFQVVEGLRYAFPNAMTRVERKLPLLMALRDRVAERPRIAAYLASERRIPFNEQGIFRRYPELDANPPASGARKAGKARKAGSRKKRA from the coding sequence ATGGCGAAGCGCGTACCCCGCATCGAGCTCTACTACTGGCCCATGATCCAGGGACGCGGCGAGTTCGTCCGTCTCGCGCTCGAGGAAGCGGGCGCCGACTACGTCGACGTGGCGCGCGAGAAGGGCGGCATGGCGCGCATGATGCGCTTCCTCGAAGGCGAGGAGCGCGGCGCGCTGCCGTTCGCGCCGCCGTTCGTCAAGGTGGGACGCACGATCGTCTCGCAGACCGCGAACATCCTCGCCTTCCTCGCGCCGAAGCTCGGGCTCGTGCCCGCCGACGAGGCGCTGCGCGCCGAGGCGAGCCAGATCGCGCTCACCATCGCCGACCTCGTCGCCGAGGCGCACGACACGCACCACCCGATCGCGTCGAGCCTCTACTACGAGGACCAGCGCAAGGAGGCGAAGCGGCGCGCGGAGTCGTTCGTCGACGAGCGCATCCCGAAGTACCTCGGCTGGCTCGAGCAGATCCTCGAGCGCAATCGCGCGAGCCGCGGACGCTGGCTCGTCGGCCGCGACCTCACCTACGCCGACCTGTGCGCGTTCCAGGTCGTCGAGGGGCTGCGCTACGCATTCCCGAACGCGATGACGCGCGTCGAGCGCAAGCTGCCGCTGCTCATGGCGCTGCGCGACCGCGTCGCCGAGCGACCGCGCATCGCCGCGTATCTCGCCTCCGAGCGGCGCATCCCGTTCAACGAGCAGGGGATCTTCCGCCGCTACCCCGAGCTCGACGCGAACCCGCCCGCGAGCGGCGCGCGCAAGGCCGGCAAGGCGCGCAAGGCGGGAAGCCGCAAGAAGCGCGCGTAG
- a CDS encoding protoglobin domain-containing protein has translation MVSIPGYAYGSATLARSPVTLEEFELMKKSVAFDDEDVRWLRASHDVLADQVEAILDVWYGFVGSHPHLVATFADERSGEPIGDYLAAVRKRFGQWILDTARASYDQAWLDWQHEIALRHHRAKKNATDGVAASDIVPFRYLVPLIYPITATLKPFLAKKGHSAEDVDKMHAAWLKSVLLQVTLWSQPYVKQGDF, from the coding sequence ATCGTGAGCATCCCCGGATACGCCTACGGTAGCGCGACGCTCGCACGCTCCCCCGTCACGCTCGAGGAGTTCGAGCTCATGAAGAAGAGCGTCGCGTTCGACGACGAGGACGTGCGCTGGCTGCGCGCGTCGCACGACGTGCTCGCCGACCAGGTCGAGGCCATCCTCGACGTCTGGTACGGCTTCGTCGGCTCGCACCCGCACTTGGTCGCGACGTTCGCCGACGAGCGCAGCGGCGAGCCGATCGGCGACTACCTCGCCGCGGTGCGCAAGCGCTTCGGTCAGTGGATCCTCGACACCGCACGCGCGAGCTACGATCAGGCGTGGCTCGACTGGCAGCACGAGATCGCGCTGCGCCACCACCGCGCGAAGAAGAACGCGACCGACGGCGTCGCGGCGAGCGACATCGTGCCCTTCCGCTACCTCGTTCCGCTGATCTACCCGATCACCGCGACGCTGAAGCCGTTCCTCGCGAAGAAGGGGCACTCGGCCGAGGATGTCGACAAGATGCACGCCGCGTGGCTCAAGTCGGTCCTGCTGCAGGTCACGCTGTGGAGCCAGCCGTACGTCAAGCAAGGAGATTTCTGA
- a CDS encoding DUF3427 domain-containing protein, with translation MFRKLVPGLYEELVTADLARALAAVARDGELDPDVAPLDPATSHQVLARHLRRLLEWALHTFPEETRLERQVRLVERILAVVEEELADLLPEDRRERPIQPKLLTALVRRAALSDGAPPKRPGIPLADSVLLTNAPHEHRVGHELEREIASADRIDLLCSFVKWSGFVRLRDALREHTTVRRRPLRVLTTTYLGATDRRALDELVGLGAQVRVSYDTRATRLHAKAWLFHRESGFSTAYIGSSNLSAAALTDGLEWNVRISAVESPRVLDKFAKTFESYWADEDFEPYSPDRDATRFERALARERGSDDGDAGYLPTLDLHPYPFQQAILERLDVERRVHGRHRNLIVAATGTGKTVIAALDFRRLWSELDRPSLLFVAHRAEILKQSRAVFRMALRDPSFGALYVEGHRPENERHVFASIQSLSRPGVVDRLAPDAFDVVIVDEFHHAAAPTYDRLLRRLRPKELLGLTATPERADGEDVTRWFDHRVAAELRLWDAIDRALLVPFQYFGIADHVDLSRITWRRGYDPVQLEGVLTGDDARAQLVLRAVRDHVANPRRMRALGFCVGVAHARFMAERFTAAGIPALAVTGEHLSDERADAIRRLREREVNVLFAVDVFNEGVDIPEVDTILMLRPTESATVFLQQLGRGLRRHEDKDCVTVLDFIGKPHERFRFDLRFRALTGATRRALPREIEEGFPLLPSGCAIRLEREAQQRVLENVRRALSSAPRHLAQELRRVLGETRREDIGLADFLEHAALELDDVYRNGRTWLDLRRAAGLPAPDATLDDEELARRLETLLTFDDPECLTQWIGALQHPEPPDPHASDERARRRWLMLAATFDREAPVDLAGVLRRLWSPALRAEMLALFEVLLARIEHEPRPLELPGDGGSDVPLLLHCRYSLVQIMAAFDVVTQHGRVLRPQQGVFLERRTRTDLLFVTLRKSERDYTPTTMYKDYAISPTELHWQSQNHAVPDREPGLRHVDPRAAGVTPLLFVRDAADDTRGRTQPYMLLGSAEVVSWHGERPINVVWRLATPMPADFFREARVVGG, from the coding sequence GTGTTCCGCAAGCTCGTCCCCGGCCTCTACGAAGAGCTCGTCACCGCCGACCTCGCCCGCGCGCTCGCCGCCGTCGCTCGCGACGGTGAGCTCGATCCCGACGTCGCGCCGCTCGATCCAGCCACGAGCCATCAGGTTCTCGCGCGCCACCTGCGTCGCCTGCTCGAGTGGGCACTGCACACCTTTCCGGAGGAGACGCGTCTCGAGCGACAGGTCCGTCTCGTCGAGCGCATCCTCGCGGTGGTCGAGGAGGAGCTCGCGGACCTGCTGCCCGAGGACCGTCGCGAGCGGCCGATTCAACCCAAGCTCCTCACCGCGCTCGTCCGCCGCGCGGCGTTGTCCGACGGTGCGCCGCCGAAGCGGCCCGGCATCCCGCTCGCGGACTCGGTCCTGCTGACCAACGCGCCGCACGAGCACCGCGTCGGTCACGAGCTCGAGCGCGAGATCGCGTCGGCCGACCGGATCGATCTCCTGTGCTCGTTCGTGAAGTGGTCGGGCTTCGTGCGCCTGCGCGACGCGCTGCGGGAGCACACCACGGTGCGACGCCGTCCGCTGCGCGTTCTGACCACGACGTACCTCGGCGCGACCGATCGGCGCGCGCTCGACGAGCTCGTCGGGCTCGGCGCGCAGGTGCGCGTCTCCTACGACACGCGTGCGACGCGCCTGCACGCCAAGGCGTGGCTCTTCCATCGCGAGAGCGGCTTTTCGACCGCCTACATCGGCTCTTCGAATCTTTCCGCTGCCGCGCTCACCGATGGGCTCGAGTGGAACGTGCGGATCTCCGCCGTCGAGAGCCCACGCGTGCTCGACAAGTTCGCAAAGACGTTCGAGTCATACTGGGCCGACGAGGACTTCGAGCCCTACTCACCAGACCGCGATGCGACGCGCTTCGAGCGCGCCCTGGCACGCGAACGTGGCAGCGACGACGGCGACGCCGGCTACCTGCCGACGCTCGACCTCCATCCGTACCCCTTCCAGCAAGCGATCCTCGAGCGGCTCGACGTCGAGCGTCGTGTGCACGGTCGCCATCGCAACCTGATCGTCGCGGCAACCGGCACCGGCAAGACCGTGATCGCAGCGCTCGACTTCCGCCGCCTGTGGAGCGAGCTCGATCGGCCAAGTCTGCTCTTCGTCGCTCACCGTGCCGAGATCCTGAAGCAGAGTCGCGCAGTGTTCCGCATGGCGCTGCGCGACCCGAGCTTCGGCGCGCTCTACGTCGAAGGCCATCGACCCGAAAACGAGCGCCACGTCTTCGCCTCGATCCAGTCGCTGTCGCGCCCCGGTGTCGTCGACCGTCTCGCACCCGACGCCTTCGACGTCGTGATCGTCGACGAGTTCCACCACGCAGCGGCACCGACCTACGATCGCCTGCTCCGACGCTTGCGTCCGAAGGAGCTCCTCGGGCTGACCGCGACACCCGAGCGCGCCGACGGCGAGGACGTGACGCGCTGGTTCGACCATCGCGTCGCAGCAGAGCTTCGCCTCTGGGACGCGATCGACCGCGCGCTGCTCGTCCCCTTCCAGTACTTCGGCATCGCGGACCACGTCGATCTGTCGCGCATCACGTGGCGGCGCGGCTACGACCCCGTCCAGCTCGAGGGCGTGCTGACGGGCGACGATGCGCGCGCGCAACTGGTCCTGCGAGCGGTGCGCGACCACGTCGCGAACCCGCGTCGCATGCGGGCGCTGGGCTTCTGCGTGGGCGTCGCACACGCGCGCTTCATGGCCGAGCGCTTCACGGCGGCCGGCATCCCGGCGCTCGCCGTGACCGGCGAGCATCTGTCCGATGAGCGCGCCGACGCGATCCGCCGCCTGCGCGAGCGCGAAGTGAACGTTCTGTTCGCGGTCGACGTGTTCAACGAAGGCGTCGACATCCCGGAGGTCGACACGATCCTGATGCTGCGGCCGACCGAGAGCGCGACCGTGTTCCTGCAGCAGCTCGGCCGCGGTCTCCGCCGTCACGAGGACAAGGACTGCGTCACCGTGCTCGACTTCATCGGCAAGCCGCACGAGCGCTTCCGGTTCGATCTCCGCTTCCGCGCGCTGACCGGGGCGACGCGCCGCGCGCTCCCGCGCGAGATCGAGGAGGGCTTTCCGCTGTTGCCGTCCGGCTGCGCGATCCGGCTCGAGCGAGAGGCGCAGCAGCGCGTCCTCGAGAACGTCCGGCGCGCGCTCAGCAGCGCGCCGCGCCACCTCGCGCAGGAGCTGCGTCGCGTGCTCGGCGAGACGCGGCGCGAGGACATCGGGCTCGCCGACTTCCTCGAGCACGCGGCGCTCGAGCTCGACGACGTCTATCGCAACGGCCGTACCTGGCTCGATCTACGTCGCGCGGCGGGCCTGCCCGCACCGGACGCGACGCTGGATGACGAGGAGCTCGCGCGGCGCCTCGAGACGCTGCTCACCTTCGACGATCCCGAATGCTTGACGCAGTGGATCGGTGCTCTGCAGCACCCGGAGCCGCCTGACCCACACGCATCGGATGAGCGAGCGCGCCGGCGCTGGCTGATGCTCGCGGCGACGTTCGACCGCGAAGCCCCCGTGGATCTCGCAGGGGTGCTGCGACGCCTGTGGTCGCCGGCGCTGCGCGCGGAGATGCTGGCGCTCTTCGAAGTGCTGCTCGCGCGCATCGAGCACGAGCCGCGGCCGCTCGAGCTACCGGGCGACGGCGGCTCGGACGTACCCCTGCTGCTGCACTGCCGCTACTCGCTCGTCCAGATCATGGCCGCGTTCGACGTCGTCACCCAGCATGGCCGCGTCCTCCGACCGCAGCAGGGCGTCTTCCTCGAGCGTCGTACGCGTACCGACCTGCTCTTCGTGACGCTCCGCAAGTCCGAGCGCGACTACACGCCGACCACCATGTACAAGGACTACGCGATCTCGCCGACCGAGCTGCACTGGCAATCGCAAAATCACGCGGTTCCCGACCGCGAGCCCGGCTTGCGCCACGTCGACCCGCGCGCTGCTGGCGTCACGCCGCTGCTCTTCGTCCGGGATGCGGCGGACGACACGCGCGGCCGCACACAGCCCTACATGCTGCTCGGCTCGGCCGAGGTCGTGAGCTGGCACGGCGAGCGGCCGATCAACGTGGTGTGGCGGCTCGCGACGCCGATGCCGGCCGACTTCTTCCGCGAGGCCCGCGTCGTCGGCGGGTGA